One genomic window of Microbacterium testaceum StLB037 includes the following:
- a CDS encoding pyridoxine/pyridoxamine 5'-phosphate oxidase, whose protein sequence is MITAGTTFGSDVDAIDALVADPLALMVQWLPAHDSELRPLAALSTIGLDGIPSLRHVLISDRDAAGLTFHTDEASAKVAEIAANPVAAMAVAWPELGRQLVVRGIVERVTPAEAATVYAQRSRYLQLLAWLNTRENAQLDTSSRQHLWAEFDAAHPTLDPPPRWTGFRLRPLTLTFWRGDPIGQSTRQHYTLADGRWSGQILAG, encoded by the coding sequence ATGATCACGGCCGGCACCACCTTCGGTTCCGACGTCGACGCCATCGACGCGCTCGTGGCCGACCCCCTCGCGCTCATGGTTCAGTGGCTCCCCGCGCACGACAGCGAGCTGCGCCCCCTCGCGGCCCTCTCGACCATCGGGCTCGACGGCATCCCGTCGCTCCGACACGTCCTCATCAGCGACAGGGATGCCGCCGGCCTGACGTTCCACACCGACGAGGCGAGCGCGAAGGTCGCCGAGATCGCCGCGAACCCCGTGGCCGCGATGGCGGTCGCGTGGCCCGAGCTCGGCCGTCAGCTCGTCGTTCGGGGAATCGTCGAGCGCGTGACACCGGCGGAGGCGGCGACCGTCTACGCCCAGCGCTCGCGGTACCTGCAACTCCTGGCGTGGCTGAACACGCGCGAGAACGCGCAGCTCGACACGTCATCCCGCCAGCACCTGTGGGCCGAGTTCGACGCCGCTCATCCCACGCTCGACCCGCCCCCGCGGTGGACGGGGTTCCGCCTGCGCCCCCTCACGCTGACGTTCTGGCGCGGCGACCCGATCGGGCAGAGCACCCGCCAGCACTACACGCTCGCCGACGGCCGCTGGTCGGGGCAGATCCTGGCGGGCTGA
- a CDS encoding NtaA/DmoA family FMN-dependent monooxygenase (This protein belongs to a clade of FMN-dependent monooxygenases, within a broader family of flavin-dependent oxidoreductases, the luciferase-like monooxygenase (LMM) family, some of whose members use coenzyme F420 rather than FMN.), whose amino-acid sequence MTRRQIHLAAHFPGVNNTTVWTDPSAGSQIDFSSFEYFARTAERGFFDYLFLAEGLRLREHRGQLHDLDVAGRPNTLSILSALAAVTEHIGLVGTLNTTFNEPYELARQLGTLDLLSNGRAGWNAVTSSDAFHGANFRRGGYLDHADRYVRASEFAALSKALWSSWRDDAIVADAETGAFLRDDAIARVRHESRLFDVDAVFDVPRSPQGRPVIVQAGDSPDGRDFATDHADVIFSLHTEFSDAQQFYRDVKGRLAARGRDEDSLKILPAATFVLGDTAEDARERSREIALQQVRPQTAITYLEQIWNRDLSGYDPEGPLPDVEPDTGVETAQGFAGRHAAIRDRVGQLREQAAAENLTIRELVIRLTAKHTFVGTPEHVASEIDRYVQERATDGFTVVGHVTPHGLDEFTDRVVPLLQERGSYRRSYDEGATLHDLLGLPPVDASAAGAASAPVPAATR is encoded by the coding sequence ATGACCCGCCGTCAGATCCATCTCGCCGCGCACTTCCCGGGCGTGAACAACACCACCGTCTGGACCGACCCGAGCGCGGGCAGTCAGATCGACTTCTCGTCCTTCGAATACTTCGCCCGCACCGCCGAGCGGGGATTCTTCGACTACCTCTTCCTCGCCGAAGGCCTGCGCCTGCGTGAGCACCGCGGGCAGCTGCACGACCTCGACGTCGCCGGACGTCCGAACACCCTCTCCATCCTCAGCGCCCTGGCCGCCGTCACCGAGCACATCGGCCTGGTCGGCACGCTCAACACGACGTTCAACGAGCCGTACGAACTCGCCCGCCAGCTCGGCACGCTCGACCTGTTGTCGAACGGCCGCGCCGGCTGGAACGCGGTGACGAGCTCCGACGCGTTCCACGGCGCCAACTTCCGCCGCGGAGGCTACCTCGACCACGCCGATCGGTACGTGCGGGCGTCCGAATTCGCGGCCCTGTCGAAGGCGCTCTGGTCGTCGTGGCGCGACGACGCGATCGTGGCGGATGCCGAGACCGGGGCGTTCCTGCGCGACGACGCCATCGCGCGGGTGCGGCACGAGTCCCGCCTGTTCGACGTCGACGCGGTGTTCGACGTCCCGCGGTCGCCCCAGGGTCGGCCCGTCATCGTGCAGGCCGGAGACTCCCCCGACGGCCGCGATTTCGCCACGGATCACGCCGACGTGATCTTCTCCCTGCACACCGAGTTCTCCGACGCGCAGCAGTTCTACCGCGACGTGAAGGGGCGGCTCGCCGCCCGAGGCCGCGACGAGGACTCGCTCAAGATCCTGCCCGCGGCGACCTTCGTGTTGGGCGATACGGCGGAGGACGCGCGCGAGCGCTCCCGCGAGATCGCCCTGCAGCAGGTGCGCCCGCAGACCGCGATCACCTACCTCGAGCAGATCTGGAACCGCGATCTCAGCGGCTACGACCCCGAGGGGCCGCTCCCCGACGTCGAACCCGACACGGGCGTCGAGACCGCTCAGGGCTTCGCCGGTCGCCACGCGGCGATCCGCGACCGCGTCGGGCAGCTGCGCGAACAGGCCGCCGCCGAGAACCTCACCATCCGCGAGCTCGTCATCCGTCTGACCGCGAAGCACACCTTCGTCGGGACGCCGGAGCACGTGGCATCCGAGATCGACCGGTACGTGCAGGAACGCGCGACCGACGGGTTCACCGTCGTCGGACACGTCACCCCGCACGGTCTCGACGAGTTCACCGACCGGGTCGTGCCGTTGCTGCAGGAACGCGGCTCGTATCGCCGCTCGTACGACGAGGGGGCGACGCTGCACGACCTGCTCGGGCTTCCACCGGTCGACGCGTCGGCGGCGGGCGCGGCGTCCGCTCCCGTCCCGGCCGCGACGCGATGA
- a CDS encoding FAD binding domain-containing protein produces MDITTVTSFRSARTRADLQLAPGEVVLAGGTWLMSEPQPTTTGFVDLTTLAWPDIEITDAGLRIGATCTIARLLAWAETEAPPEWTSLALARPSADALLASFKIWNTATVGGNVCQAFAAGAMIAMLSTLDATALIWTPDGGEREIAVADLVVDNQATSLAPGEVVRALDVPAHALRSRVGLQKIALAELGRSGAVVTARVDPHGAAVFVVTAAVRRPRVLRFARVPGAGELRDAVASAPDFYTDPLGSADWRRGVSVVLAERLRAGFARESAGAA; encoded by the coding sequence ATGGACATCACCACGGTCACCTCGTTCCGCTCCGCCCGCACGCGCGCGGACCTCCAGCTCGCTCCGGGCGAGGTGGTGCTGGCCGGCGGCACGTGGCTCATGAGCGAGCCCCAGCCGACCACGACCGGCTTCGTCGACCTCACGACCCTCGCGTGGCCGGATATCGAGATCACCGACGCGGGCCTGCGCATCGGCGCGACCTGCACGATCGCGCGCCTGCTCGCGTGGGCCGAGACGGAGGCGCCCCCCGAGTGGACCTCGCTCGCCCTCGCCCGCCCCTCCGCCGACGCGCTCCTGGCGTCGTTCAAGATCTGGAACACCGCGACGGTCGGGGGCAACGTCTGCCAGGCGTTCGCCGCGGGTGCGATGATCGCGATGCTCTCGACCCTGGATGCCACGGCCCTCATCTGGACGCCCGACGGCGGCGAGCGCGAGATCGCCGTGGCCGACCTCGTGGTCGACAACCAGGCGACCTCGCTAGCGCCCGGGGAGGTCGTGCGGGCGCTCGACGTTCCCGCGCACGCCCTGCGCTCGCGCGTCGGTCTGCAGAAGATCGCCCTCGCGGAACTCGGACGCTCCGGCGCGGTGGTCACCGCGCGCGTCGACCCGCACGGGGCGGCGGTGTTCGTCGTGACCGCGGCGGTGCGGCGACCTCGGGTGCTGCGGTTCGCCCGCGTCCCGGGGGCGGGAGAGCTGCGGGATGCCGTCGCCTCCGCGCCAGATTTCTACACCGACCCGCTGGGCAGCGCGGATTGGCGGCGCGGCGTGAGCGTCGTGCTCGCCGAGCGGCTGCGCGCGGGCTTCGCCCGCGAGTCAGCGGGGGCCGCGTGA
- a CDS encoding MarR family winged helix-turn-helix transcriptional regulator, which yields MTTPLDSRFASGDASPGFLLWQVTNRWQAAIRRALAPHEVTHVQFVLLAVLTFADSDQGMTQAALSQRAGADPMMVSQVIRALANRDLVERRQDATDRRAVRVRATAAGRELARAANRAVEEVDEEFFGVDATASHPLVEHLAAVLSRSRA from the coding sequence ATGACGACTCCCCTCGACAGCCGATTCGCCTCCGGCGATGCCAGTCCGGGATTCCTTCTGTGGCAGGTGACCAACCGTTGGCAGGCGGCGATCCGCCGGGCGCTCGCACCGCACGAGGTGACGCACGTGCAATTCGTTCTGCTCGCGGTGCTGACCTTCGCCGATTCCGACCAGGGCATGACCCAGGCGGCGCTCAGCCAGCGCGCGGGCGCCGACCCCATGATGGTGTCGCAGGTGATCCGCGCGCTCGCCAACCGCGATCTCGTCGAGCGGCGACAGGATGCCACCGACCGCCGCGCCGTCCGCGTCCGGGCCACGGCTGCCGGGCGTGAGCTGGCGCGCGCGGCGAATCGCGCTGTGGAGGAGGTCGATGAGGAGTTCTTCGGCGTGGACGCGACGGCGTCGCACCCGCTGGTCGAGCATCTCGCCGCGGTGCTGTCGCGCTCGCGCGCCTGA
- a CDS encoding methylenetetrahydrofolate reductase C-terminal domain-containing protein — protein sequence MTSLPLIDTCPKRMEYGPCGGVGFDGSCEIDAAHRCAFLHRPTVPWTGVDRSSVPASGPRTAAAADTLASLGTRPWVVADLPARALSVASIDACAAVLAGEVDAVLAGDAGSARVQFPPAYRAHLLHQRGLRVWTGLNMRDRNRVAIEGELAALAVEGVAGVHCVTGDHTRTGHRPDAVPVFDLDSTEAASLARAAGHVVSVAASPAAPPVERRAARLREKLRAGADVCFVNHAGGAAPVREFIEEVGAPAAFIPCVPLVVDHASAALLESFTTLVLPDGFLSRVRGAADPRAEGIALAVALAEEMLALPGVVGVNLSGGREGAEESFAEAMAEVARRLR from the coding sequence ATGACCTCGCTGCCCCTCATCGACACGTGCCCCAAGCGCATGGAGTACGGCCCCTGCGGGGGCGTCGGGTTCGACGGATCGTGCGAGATCGACGCCGCCCACCGCTGCGCCTTTCTCCACCGCCCGACGGTGCCGTGGACGGGCGTCGACCGGTCGTCGGTGCCCGCGTCGGGCCCGCGCACCGCGGCCGCCGCCGACACCCTGGCCTCCCTCGGCACGCGCCCGTGGGTCGTGGCCGATCTGCCGGCGCGGGCACTGAGTGTGGCATCCATCGACGCCTGTGCCGCCGTCCTCGCGGGGGAGGTGGATGCCGTCCTCGCCGGCGACGCGGGAAGCGCCCGGGTGCAGTTCCCACCCGCGTACCGCGCACACCTGCTGCACCAGCGCGGATTGCGCGTCTGGACCGGGCTGAACATGCGGGACCGCAACCGCGTGGCCATCGAGGGAGAGCTCGCGGCCCTCGCCGTGGAGGGCGTGGCCGGGGTGCACTGCGTCACGGGCGACCACACCCGCACGGGTCATCGACCGGATGCCGTTCCTGTCTTCGACCTCGACTCGACAGAGGCGGCGTCGCTCGCGCGGGCCGCGGGGCATGTCGTGTCCGTCGCGGCTTCGCCCGCGGCCCCGCCCGTGGAGCGCCGGGCTGCGCGGCTGCGCGAGAAGCTGCGGGCCGGCGCCGATGTCTGCTTCGTCAATCACGCGGGCGGGGCGGCCCCCGTGCGGGAATTCATCGAGGAGGTGGGTGCTCCGGCGGCATTCATCCCCTGCGTCCCGCTGGTGGTGGATCACGCGTCGGCCGCCCTGCTCGAGTCGTTCACGACGCTCGTGCTGCCGGACGGGTTCCTCTCGCGCGTCCGCGGCGCCGCGGACCCCCGCGCGGAGGGCATCGCCCTCGCGGTCGCGCTCGCCGAGGAGATGCTCGCGCTCCCCGGGGTCGTGGGCGTGAATCTCTCCGGCGGCCGCGAGGGCGCCGAGGAGTCGTTCGCCGAGGCGATGGCGGAGGTTGCTCGGCGGCTGCGCTGA
- a CDS encoding FAD/NAD(P)-binding protein, with protein sequence MSDRATRLVIVGAGPRAVMLVERLLARRTRSPHPHLHVTLVDPHPPGAGRIWRRDQSPLLKLNSMARDVTVFTDETCTIAGPVRSGPSLIEWAERVRAGSLPDVEIDDPDLEAELRTLRGDSFPTRRLQSVYLDWFWRRTVAIAPPGVEVHWHQGAVEWVDDTAEGYEVALADGIRLPAEIVVYALGHNGREPDGETLALIAAAADAGLTYVPPSFTADADLSALGAGDDVIVRGMGLAAVDAIVLLAEGRGGRFSRTPDGTLRYSPSGREPRLHLGSRRGVPYRSKVSSELRGDPPAREVLTPAAVAELLARPGTIDFLDDVWPLIARELVWGHYRELFTGHPERVRVSWDVFRETLREVDGDTAALRRAVAEVVPDPLDRFDVPALDVPLGDEIFADAAEVHRRIRRHIADDLHLRTAPERSTAQALFLTILSSFLALSDIPVERWSARSRAVDLPVTWHTFFSYVASGPPAHRLEEIGALADAGVVRFLGPDVAVGVAEGRFVASSPRVPGDVRAEALVDAWLPGAGAAASDNPALRELATRHGREVHVSDETFSGSLGRIDTDADGRVLARDGVAHETLFAIGPFTAGMEAGAFTRPRSNALSLRITDRVAGAVSEAVAVVSERRWAYPR encoded by the coding sequence ATGAGCGACCGGGCGACGCGACTCGTCATCGTCGGCGCGGGTCCCCGCGCCGTGATGCTCGTCGAGCGTCTGCTCGCCCGACGCACGCGCTCCCCCCACCCGCACCTGCACGTCACCCTCGTCGACCCGCACCCGCCGGGGGCCGGGCGCATCTGGCGGCGCGATCAGTCGCCCCTGCTGAAGCTCAACTCGATGGCGCGAGACGTGACCGTGTTCACCGACGAGACGTGCACGATCGCCGGTCCCGTCCGCTCGGGCCCGTCGCTGATCGAATGGGCCGAGCGGGTGCGCGCCGGGTCCCTCCCCGACGTCGAGATCGACGATCCCGACCTGGAGGCCGAACTCCGCACGCTCCGCGGCGACAGCTTCCCCACGCGTCGGCTGCAGAGCGTGTACCTCGACTGGTTCTGGCGCCGCACCGTCGCGATCGCGCCGCCGGGCGTCGAGGTGCACTGGCATCAGGGCGCGGTGGAGTGGGTCGACGACACGGCCGAAGGGTACGAGGTCGCGTTGGCCGATGGCATCCGTCTTCCCGCCGAGATCGTCGTCTACGCGCTCGGTCACAACGGACGCGAGCCGGATGGGGAGACCCTCGCGCTGATCGCCGCGGCCGCCGACGCCGGTCTGACGTACGTCCCGCCGTCGTTCACCGCCGACGCCGATCTCTCGGCGCTCGGCGCGGGCGACGACGTCATCGTGCGCGGTATGGGGCTCGCCGCGGTGGATGCCATCGTGCTGCTGGCCGAAGGACGTGGCGGCCGCTTCTCGCGGACGCCGGACGGCACCCTGCGGTACAGCCCGTCGGGGCGGGAACCGCGCCTGCACCTGGGGTCGCGGCGCGGCGTGCCGTACCGCTCGAAGGTGTCGTCGGAGCTTCGGGGCGACCCACCGGCGCGGGAGGTGCTGACCCCCGCGGCGGTCGCGGAGCTCCTCGCGCGGCCGGGCACGATCGACTTCCTCGACGACGTGTGGCCGCTGATCGCCCGGGAGCTCGTGTGGGGGCACTACCGCGAGCTGTTCACCGGACACCCCGAACGAGTACGTGTCTCGTGGGACGTGTTCCGCGAGACGCTGCGCGAAGTCGACGGTGACACGGCGGCCCTCCGCCGGGCGGTCGCCGAGGTCGTCCCCGATCCACTGGACCGTTTCGACGTGCCCGCGCTCGACGTCCCGCTCGGCGACGAGATCTTCGCCGACGCGGCGGAGGTGCACCGCCGCATCCGACGGCACATCGCCGACGACCTGCACCTGCGCACGGCCCCGGAGCGTAGCACCGCTCAGGCCCTCTTCCTCACGATCCTCTCGTCCTTCCTCGCGCTCTCGGACATCCCCGTCGAGCGGTGGAGCGCACGATCACGCGCCGTCGACCTACCGGTGACGTGGCACACCTTCTTCAGCTACGTCGCGTCGGGTCCGCCCGCGCACCGCCTCGAGGAAATCGGGGCTCTCGCGGATGCCGGGGTCGTGCGGTTCCTCGGCCCCGACGTCGCCGTGGGGGTGGCGGAGGGGCGGTTCGTGGCATCCTCCCCCCGTGTTCCCGGCGACGTCCGCGCGGAAGCGCTCGTCGACGCGTGGCTCCCGGGCGCGGGCGCGGCCGCGAGCGACAACCCCGCGCTCCGCGAGCTCGCGACGCGACACGGCCGCGAGGTCCACGTCAGCGACGAGACCTTCTCGGGCTCGCTCGGGCGGATCGACACCGACGCCGACGGGCGGGTGCTCGCGCGGGACGGCGTCGCGCACGAGACGCTGTTCGCGATCGGCCCCTTCACCGCCGGCATGGAAGCGGGCGCGTTCACCCGCCCCCGCTCGAACGCCCTCTCGCTGCGGATCACCGACCGGGTCGCGGGGGCGGTGTCGGAGGCGGTGGCGGTCGTGTCCGAGCGCCGCTGGGCTTACCCGCGCTGA
- a CDS encoding SRPBCC family protein, giving the protein MRTLASVTRESSASPSAFYARWVDHDSWREWSPDTEWARVEGEVRRGARGILKPVGGPRTAFEISELEPDRVYTDVSRMPGARLTFRHEVEPTPGGSRLTVLVTLEGPLSWLWARTAFAGFERSVPADLDRLVALVEAVHAR; this is encoded by the coding sequence ATGCGAACACTTGCCTCCGTCACCCGTGAATCATCCGCCTCGCCCTCGGCGTTCTACGCGCGCTGGGTCGATCACGACTCGTGGCGCGAGTGGTCGCCCGACACCGAGTGGGCACGCGTCGAGGGCGAGGTGCGGCGGGGAGCCCGTGGCATCCTGAAGCCCGTCGGTGGCCCGCGGACGGCCTTTGAGATCTCCGAACTCGAGCCCGACCGGGTCTACACCGACGTCAGCCGGATGCCGGGAGCCCGACTCACTTTTCGCCACGAGGTCGAGCCGACCCCGGGTGGGTCACGCCTGACCGTGCTCGTGACTCTCGAGGGACCCCTGTCGTGGCTGTGGGCGCGCACCGCGTTCGCCGGGTTCGAACGCTCGGTACCGGCCGACCTCGACCGGCTCGTCGCGCTGGTCGAGGCCGTGCACGCGCGATGA
- a CDS encoding LLM class flavin-dependent oxidoreductase — protein MPDRIHLAVALDGAGWHPAAWRETTARPTELTSPAYWRALARTADGAGLLLATIEDALSLGGRSFEPDAETRRDRARGRLDAVLLASFLAPVTRRLGLVPTATTAHPEPFHLATGLQTLDHASRGRAGVRLVAGSTPQERANFGRRADGPTGLPASGRVEDDPALLSAFREAGEVAEVIRRLADSWEDDAIVRDLESGKFLDRERVHNVDFEGEFFSVTGASIVPRSPQGRPLVTALAHQSVPYRFAAEHADLVFVTPADAGAVGGILDELASGEREEPLRVFADLLVLVEETRTEAAAVWNRLQDRAPLTTDARVVVGTADDVVEEIRALTAQGIDGVRLRPARLPADLEAIADRVVPRAAAAGILLPDDGAPTLRERVGLPRLASRYARQEVGA, from the coding sequence ATGCCCGACCGCATCCACCTCGCCGTCGCTCTGGACGGCGCCGGCTGGCACCCGGCCGCCTGGCGCGAGACCACGGCCCGGCCCACCGAGCTCACCTCCCCCGCCTACTGGCGCGCCCTCGCCCGGACGGCCGACGGCGCGGGACTGCTTCTCGCGACCATCGAAGACGCACTGAGCCTGGGCGGGCGATCCTTCGAACCGGATGCCGAGACCCGGCGTGACCGCGCACGGGGGCGCCTCGACGCGGTGCTGTTGGCGTCGTTCCTGGCTCCGGTCACGCGCCGTCTGGGACTCGTGCCCACCGCGACCACCGCGCACCCCGAGCCTTTCCACCTCGCCACGGGCCTCCAGACCCTCGACCACGCGAGCCGTGGGCGCGCGGGCGTCCGACTGGTCGCGGGTTCGACTCCCCAGGAGCGTGCGAACTTCGGGCGCCGCGCTGACGGCCCCACCGGGCTCCCGGCATCCGGTCGCGTCGAAGACGACCCGGCTCTGCTCTCCGCCTTCCGCGAGGCGGGCGAGGTGGCCGAGGTCATCCGCCGACTCGCCGACTCCTGGGAAGATGACGCGATCGTGCGCGATCTCGAGTCCGGGAAGTTCCTCGATCGGGAGCGCGTGCACAACGTCGACTTCGAGGGCGAATTCTTCTCGGTCACCGGTGCCTCGATCGTGCCGCGCTCTCCGCAGGGCCGGCCGCTCGTCACCGCTCTCGCGCACCAGAGCGTCCCGTATCGTTTCGCTGCGGAACACGCCGATCTCGTGTTCGTCACCCCCGCGGATGCCGGGGCGGTCGGGGGAATCCTCGACGAACTCGCGAGCGGCGAGCGGGAGGAGCCGCTCCGGGTCTTCGCCGACCTTCTCGTGCTCGTCGAAGAGACGCGCACGGAGGCCGCCGCGGTGTGGAACCGGCTGCAGGACCGGGCACCGCTCACGACCGACGCCCGCGTGGTCGTGGGCACCGCCGACGACGTCGTAGAAGAGATCCGGGCTCTGACCGCCCAGGGCATCGACGGCGTGCGGCTCCGGCCCGCCCGTCTGCCGGCCGACCTCGAGGCGATCGCCGACCGGGTCGTGCCGCGCGCGGCGGCCGCCGGCATCCTGTTGCCCGACGACGGCGCCCCGACGCTCCGTGAACGCGTCGGACTCCCCCGTCTCGCCAGCCGCTACGCCCGTCAGGAGGTCGGCGCATGA